The following DNA comes from Streptomyces globosus.
GACTCAGGGGGCCGGTCAGGGACCCGCGATGCGGACGGAGACGCTGCGGGACTTCCGGGTGCCGGTCGACGAGTCCCATCCGTACGGCGCGCCCGCAGGACGTCCCGAGGATGCACCCGTCTACGGCGAGTACCCCGCCTACTACGGCGAGCCCGCGCCGGGATCCGCGCCGCCCCCGCCCCCGCCCGCGCCACCGGCGCACGCCCCCGCCCCGCCGCCGGCCCCGGCCGTGCCGCCGGCCCCGGCCGTGCCGCCGGCCGGCGGGGCGCCCGCGCAGGGCAGCGGCCACGCCGACTACACGCCCACCCAGCGCGACCTGCCGGTCATCACCCGCGCGGCCGTCGGCGGCCCGGGTGACACCGTCCAGGTCCAGTACGCCCCCCAGGACTCCCCGACCGGGCCCGGGCCGCTCTACGTCGTCGGCGACGTCCACGGCTACCTCGACGAGCTCGTCGCCGAGCTGCAGGCGCAGGGCCTCATCGACGCCGACCGGCGCTGGTCCGCAGGCAACGCCCGCCTGTGGTTCCTCGGCGACTTCACCGACCGCGGGCCCGACGGCATCGGCGTGATCGACCTGGTCATGCGGCTCTCCGCCGAGGCCGCCGCCGCCGGCGGCTACTGCAAGGCCCTCATGGGCAACCACGAGCTGCTGCTCATCGGCGCCAAACGGTTCGGCGACACTCCCGTCGCCTCGGGCGCCGGCACCGCGACGTTCCAGGCGGCCTGGCTGCTCAACGG
Coding sequences within:
- a CDS encoding metallophosphoesterase; its protein translation is MTQGAGQGPAMRTETLRDFRVPVDESHPYGAPAGRPEDAPVYGEYPAYYGEPAPGSAPPPPPPAPPAHAPAPPPAPAVPPAPAVPPAGGAPAQGSGHADYTPTQRDLPVITRAAVGGPGDTVQVQYAPQDSPTGPGPLYVVGDVHGYLDELVAELQAQGLIDADRRWSAGNARLWFLGDFTDRGPDGIGVIDLVMRLSAEAAAAGGYCKALMGNHELLLIGAKRFGDTPVASGAGTATFQAAWLLNGGQRTDMERLEDVHLQWMSRLDAAVLEDGHLLLHSDTTAYLDYGDSVEDVNDTIHELLNRNDADITWDLFRKFTKRFAFRDEETGPQAVRELLSTYGGSRIVHGHSPIPYLLGEVGTEDGDESRGPEVHGPHVYADGLAIAMDGGVTMAGKLLVQQLPLAD